GAAGTACGCTTAGAACTAGGAAGTAATGAGGCGATTAAACAAGCAGTTTCTGCTGGGCTAGGATTATCAGTCATTTCCCATCATGCATTGGGTGAGCATTATGTGGATGAATCATTAGCGGTATTAGATGTGGTAGATTTTCCAATTGCTTCAAAATGGTATGTGGTGCATTTAAAAGGGAAACGTTTAAGCCCTATTGCGGAAGTATTCAGGGAGTATTTGTTAAGTAAGCGGCACTAATTGTAAACCGCCCACAAAAAAATTAGCTTTTTAAAAAAGACCAACTACACTTCATTACATGACAATTGATTAGCTTATATTTGAGGAATAATGGCGCATAAAATAGGTGATTTCCTTGTTCTAAAGAATACAAATGATCAATCTCCTATTCTGGATGATGAACAAAGAAGAAGTGCGCGTTTATTTCGATATATGTCTGTGCTTTGCACAGGGTTAATGATATTCACATCTGCGTGCCATGCCCTTAGCTTGCAATTATTTACGGAAGACTCCCCGCCCTACAACTATATGGATCATGGGGAGTTTCACGGGATTTCAGTAGATAAAATAAAAAGTGCCTTAGATCAACTTCAAATTTCCTACCAAATCAAGCAACTTCCATGGGCCAGAGCGCTTCTAGAAACACAAAGAACACCCAATAGTTGCTTATTTTCCACGTCAAAAACACCAGATCGACTCAACGCATTTAAATGGATTGGCCCCATTAGTTACAATTTATGGGTGCTTTATAGCCGGAATGATTTTTCTGGCAACCTGC
The Leeia speluncae genome window above contains:
- a CDS encoding substrate-binding periplasmic protein produces the protein MAHKIGDFLVLKNTNDQSPILDDEQRRSARLFRYMSVLCTGLMIFTSACHALSLQLFTEDSPPYNYMDHGEFHGISVDKIKSALDQLQISYQIKQLPWARALLETQRTPNSCLFSTSKTPDRLNAFKWIGPISYNLWVLYSRNDFSGNLLTLEDARPYTIGTYNADARDFYLKSHGFKVDTAAHDEQNPAKLVAKRIDLWATSPFKAQRLLREQSLVGSLVPKLTFNKEDLYLACHLQLPDQMLQRIQAMLLQDAAKGIHRKIDASYQLPPVPTHLTLNK